AAAAGGCCAAAGATGAAGGTGTGTGAAATACTGGTTAATAAGGATGTTTGCAAACTGACCAAATGCTCTCCAGAAACGCCTAATCTAATGAGCACAAGCACCGGTTCAAAAGGGAGCTTAGACTTTCTGAAAGACTGTCTAGAAACATGCCGCACTCATCACCAGTCTTGTATTTCCACAAGCCCCAGTGTCTCTTGGCTTCCCACCCGGCTCGTCCAAGTTGAACAAGACAGTTTAAAACTTGTGGACTCTTCCGAAACGGCTATCTCTGAACCATTTGTCTCTCTCAGTCACTGTTGGGGAGGTGCTGAGATTCTGAAGCTCACCACCGGGAACATCAATGTCTTGAAACACGACATTCCCTTCCTCGAGCTGCCAGAGACGTTTCAAGACGCAATCCAAGTCGTCAGAAGCTTGGGCATCAGATATATCTGGATTGATTCACTGTGTATTATACAAAATTCGGATCAAGATTGGCAGAAGGAAGCAAGCACCATGCTTGAGGTGTACAAGTATGCCTTGTTCAACATCGCAGCAACTGCCTCAACCAACACCTTCGGGGGTTTGTTTCAGGAGAGAGATCCCCACCTCGTGCAGTCAGAGGTAGTTGACATCGacaccaaggccatcaaaGGTCGATTTCATCTCGTGGACCAGGGATACTTTGCTCAAGCCGTTGACCAGGCTCCGCTCAATCTTCGATCGTGGGTTGCCCAGGAACGCATGTTGTCGCCTCGCATCGCGCATTTTGCATTTGACCAAGTCATCTGGGACTGTGCTGAACTAACCGCTTGCGAGTCACTTCCTCATGGTTCAACAGCCTGGTCCAGATATGAGGCGAGGCCGATGACGTTTGGATGCAAGCAGGGTTCGTCCTTGCTCTCACCTGCAAAGACCGTCGATGAGGGCTTGGGCCAGTGGGGGACTATCGTCAACACCTACTCTGCCTGTGGCTTGACAGTGCTTGGAGACAAGCTTATCGCCATCTCAGGCGTAGCCAACCACCTACGAGATGAGCTCAAGATAGAGTACTGTGTCGGTCTGTGGAGGCCCAAGATGGAGATACAACTCGCATGGGTCGTGCGGAGTCTGCAGGCCGATCGACCACCTCGTAACGATCTTGCTCCAACATGGTCTTGGGCATCGCTCAATGGAGCGGTGCATCTACAGCAAGTCAACATTTACGATGGACACGATGTTAGCTCACTTTGTTCCATCACCGAGGTCAGTCTTCGTCGAGAGACTGATGAGCATCGTGGTGAGAAGGTCTCTGGGTATCTTCGCCTGCGCTGCGTTCTTAACCCCATCACACTCGAAGGCGATTCGAAGTCCTGTCGTCTGCGGGGGAAGGGAATGGAGGAGCACGGCAGAGCCGCTGATGTTGACTCGCCTGACGTTGTCGGGGCGGAGCGGCTCTTTTTCGTGCCTCTGTTTGACGTTCAGGCGCCAATGTCATTTGAACAGAGGTGGAAGGTCGGTTCAGAGATTAGAGGTATTATTGTTCAAGGTGTCATGGGACGGCCGGGAGTGTATACGCGGTGTGGGCATGCTTTCATTAGTGGTGTTGTTCGCAACGACACGAGGAAGTTTGACGACTCGTACAACGCACTCAAGTCGCCGGAGGGGAAAGCCGAGCTACCGTGTGAGGAGTACGACACAGACTCTGGTCATCTCATAAAGTTGATATGATTCAGAGAAGGTGACGCGAGTGCGTGTTTGTCTATGTGTTGCCCGGCTGAAAGGATGTCACGTGTAGCATCAACTCATCTCACACATACCTGTGAAGCACTGTCCAACTTCTTTGTGCAATGCCATCTCTAATGATCATTGAATGATTCATACATGCTCTTCGTCTCTTGGCTGTTAgctaagtcttttttttttttttttttttttttttttttttttggctgGCAAAGCAAACATGTGCAACCTCATTCGTATGCAACCTGCATTTGCCTAAGGTTAAGACGGCTGCTTCCCCTCCTTCTTTTGTTCACGGATCTTCCTTGTTCACCAAACTCAGATATCGCCATCAACTACCTCTCCATCTCTCATCACTTCTAAAAACGCATCGCTCCATCACATACAAAGACAGCATGGGGCACAATGGGTCTCAGTCTCTGCAGGACATCCTCAAAAACGTTGCACAGGAGACTTTGGGCCTTCTGCCTAATCTCCTAGGCCAGCTCCAAAGCACAGCCGCTGCCCACGCTGCGCGCAAGTACTCGCTCGAGACTCTTCATCGCCTGGATCCGAACTACTGCCCTTCTTATCCTCAGCCGGCTACCATTAGAGTCATTAACGAGGATACTCTCAACGCTGCTATTCGTCTGTCGCAGTCGCTAAAGGTTGGCCTACCCGACCCTCGAATGGCCAGCCCGCATGTGGCCATCCTCAATTTTGCGAACCGCCACAAGCCTTGCGGTGGATTTCTCAATGGCCGCATAGCTCAAGAGGAAGCGCTGTGCTACCGCAGCTCTCTGGCTCTGAGTCTGAATAGAAACCTCTATCCGCTCTCTGGGCAAGAAGCTCTCTACAGCCCGTATGTGCTTATCTTTCGTCATGACATGGCTCATGGGCATCGCATCATGAGAGAGGTTTCTCCTAGAAACCTCCCTGTCGTCAGTGCCGTGACCATCGCGGCCCTCTACCGTCCCAGGATTCACACGTTCAAGCTAAGGAGCGGCATCGAACAGCCAGTCTTTGAAAAGGACGAGGATCGTAACAtcaccaagaacaagatgaGACTTGCCCTCCGGATCGCGGCTCGCAACGGACACCGCTCCCTTGTTCTTGGGGCGTTTGGGTGTGGCGTGTACGCAAACCCTCCCGAGGACGTTGCCCATTGCTGGTTGGAGGTACTTCGTGAGAAGGAGTTTCATGGGAACTGGTGGCGTGAAGTCTGGTTTGCTGTCTATGATCCGAAGCAGGAGGGTAACTACGAGATCTTTCAGAAGGTCCTTGCTGGCAAGAGAGTTTGATAGCATTGTGAATTTGGTCATGCTTCCCAAGAGGCATAGGCCACAATAAGAGAGGGCACAGTTGATtttgatggccttgacttaagatattttatccCTCAaagaataagtaataagagtcCTGGCGGGTCTGAGTGCTTCTGAAGAGACTGAAAACCACCTATGGTTTGGCCTTAGAATGTGATTAACGCAATAGACACGGCTCAGTACCATAGAATATGATCTGTGCCGATGGAGAGGCTACCTGAGTTACTGCTCCATAATGGATGGCAGTTATACTTGTCACAGCCGGCCCAGTATTGGCACTGAACAAGAGTATATATAGGCTGTTCAGTAGCGACTGCTATTTTCCAGGGTGACTCAGTACACTGATTCCGATACTATCCAATCACGGGGGCAATATTATGCTGAAAACTATGCTGTTTGCTCCTATCGCCGGACCCCATGACAGTTGCAGTCATTGGATTCGTCATCACTCCTACCCATCTCTCATGTGTTTAAGGAGCTGAACAGCCAACCTTTGCAATGGTCTCTCACTCAGAGCAGAGTCTTAGAACTGTGATGTCGCAGTATTACTCCAAGGCCATCGCATAGGGATGCACAACCCCCTTTGCAATCACTTTGAATCAGGGCatactatttctatatatatgtATAGCCCAACACACTGCTCCCTATGGCCTCCATATCTTCCGTCCAAGAATCCAAGCCGCTCTCGGCCCCTTACTGCGCCCTCACCCAGAGCTAAGCGCCGGTTTGGAAACCTGTTACCGCGCTATTCAAACATTGTACTTGCTTTGAGCCAGCGTCCCCTTCTCTAGTGCTTAAGATGGCCCCAGTGAGTTCTATCTCCCAATAGCCTTGACATGTGCTAATATTTTACGCTTAGGAGCTATCCCGCTTGGGCGAGAGCAGCCACTTATACCGAGATCGTAAGTACGACCCCCGTTGGATGGTACCCGAAGATAGAGATCTAACTGTGATCAACTAGTCTGTGAAGCGTTTTACAATAGCTGGCGACACCCTGACAAACGGGCAACCGTCAGATCTATATACCACGTCACGGAGAGCGAATTCGATCAGTCGTACCGAGGACGACGGTTCCTCGAGTACTGTATCCGAGGTGGAGGCAGATTTAAGCGTCGCTACCACGGTACTCGTCGGGCCTGCCTTGTCGGAGAGAGGGGGCATGTCTTGGAGCTCTGTGATAACAGCGAGTGTGGAGTCTGCGGGATCCTCAAGCACTCTTTCAGGATCCCGAGAGAGTGTAAGTACAAAGCTAGACAACTATGAGAATGTCAGGTTAACCATTTCGTGAGGCAGGGGCTCTATGTTCGGGAACGGGGTCTACTCGACGACTGTTTCGTCAAGTAAGTTCCTCCTCTACCTACTCATAAAGAGTCTGTTCTGATCGTACTTTAGAGGCGGACATCTTTGCCGAAAACCACCACATCCACTCCACCCTTcatgtcatcttcatctgcaGGGTCGTCACCAACAGACCTCAGTACCTCCGACGCCCCGATAGCCGCCGGACCCGGCCAGACCCTGGGTTTGACAGCGTATGTGATGGGCCAAGAACCCGCGGAACGAAGCATGCTGACTTGTTAATGCTAGGTTGAGTCTGTTACTGTTCGAAACGGTGGACGGGTGGTGTATCCGGAAACGATCGTCTATCGTGAAGATGCCATTGTTCCGGTCGCGGTGGTGATGTACACCAGGCAAGGGTGGTTGCCTTGAAGAATAGTCTCTGTTTATGAGGGTTTTGTGGTTGTTTCTGATTGACATGACACATCTGAGGAGCTATCTAGGCACCTATCTAAGCAGCGTGCTTGTCAAACAATATCAAGATATGAGGAGGGCGTTAGGGGTGGTTATATCCTTAGGCCTTGTTTGTGTAATAATGAATCATTTTTCGCGGGATGGAACTACGCGTTAATTCTAGCGAACCTAGGCGCCCAGAATTAGACCAGAAAAATTCTTCGAAACATAGGACCTTGGAGAACACGAGCTAGCTTTGACACTTCTTCCATCTTGATATTCTGTCATCTCCAGTCAACCAAGACTCTTCTCTTTCGCACGTCATGGTTGAGAATACCCTGCACCCTCAACCCACATTTCGGCTGCACAGCCAGGTTTGAGGTCAGCCGCACGACGCTAAACACGTCTTGGCCAGAGCCTGCTTCTTCAGAGAACCAGTCAAAAGCGCCGCAGCCCGTTCGAATGGCGCCCCCAACCCCTATCTTCCCCGCTAAATGCCTCGGATCGCGGTGAAACGAGGCTCTGCTGTGGATGCGTGGAAGAGTTGATGGAACAATTCTTCTTGCTTGAACTAAGACCTATTGTGCAGCAATTGCTTTGTCAACAGAGAAGAAATGCGGGAGAGCCTGGTGTTTTGAATCCGCCTTGCTTTACCACGTAAACTCTCCTGAAACGATAGCGGCTGAGTACGTTGACTGGCGATTGGCAAAGAACTGCTGCCTGAATTCCATGTGGCATCCTTTTCAACACCCCAGTCACAGCCCTGCCACCGTTGGTTTGGCGCTGTGGCGCCAGCTTCTCGGTTCTGAAGACCGCGTCTTGGCCAATTGAACACTGCAGGATATGATGGCTGTGCTGGCACTGCTGGTGGCTTCCCCTGACGACAATTCATTCATTCTTAAGCTGTTCTCTCACCCTAAACCCCAATCTTTAGGTTCTTATCATGCTTGTCATCGCTTCCCCTCATCTTCACCACGACAAATTCCAAGATGCTTCGATACAATGGCGGTTCAGACTTACCCAAGTCAGAGtctgaggccaagaagcataTCGCCAAAATCCGGAAGGCCAGGGACAAGGATAAGAAATCAGGAATCGCGGGTATGATGGACAATGCCATCGGCATGTGAGTAGGGCCTGGAGTTGTGCCGCAAACCTTCATAACCAACGCTCGCTAGTCTATCAGATGATCTGTATCAAAAGCCTTCACACTTTATCCTCGAATTTCTACAAAACGCGGACGACGGCAACTACGAAGCGTCTGAACCAACTCTAGTGATCACATTACAGGATAATACTGTCCGCTTCGACGCCAACGAGGTCGGGTTCACTCGCACCAACGTCGACGCTTTATGCAGCTTGGGCTCAAGTTCCAAGGTTCAGTCGGACCAAGCAACTGGCCACAAGGGCATTGGGTTCAAGTCCGTATTCAAGGTTGCCGACAAGGTGTGGATCCAGTCAGGCCACTACTCATTCAAGTTCGATGCCAGAGAACGCTTGGGGACTGTGGACCCTATCTGGACCAAATTTCCCGATGAAGGGCGAGAAGGATATACATCGATCCGTCTCCGGTTGCTACCTAAGCTGAATCTGTTGGCTTTGGCTGATGAGCTCTTGAAGCTCGATGCGCGGCTGTTGCTGTTCCTTCGGAAGATCCAATGTATAGAAGTCCACGTTATCCCAGAGAAGGGCCAGAGAGCTCGTCCTCCAAGGGTGCTGAAACGAAATGCGGACTCTAGAATTCCGGATGGCTTGCAAAGATTCACGTTGATATCAGACTATGCATCAGCGTTCCTAGTTTCGAGTCATCGCACTACTAAACTTGGGAACGACAATAGAAGGAAGGGACGGAAACACTCGGACATTCTCCTTGCATTTCCGGAGGTGTCATTTAGACAACCACCTACGGCGACTCAGAACGTTTATTCCTTTCTACCCATCCGGAACTACGGCTTCAAGGTTAGTTATTCATCGGCACAGCTTGATGAGACATTCTAACAGGACAAACAATGTAGTTCATCATTCAGGCCGATTTTCTCCTCACTGCCAGTCGAGAGGACATTGACAACTCGTCTGACTGGAATATCAAGCTGCTTGATGAACTTCCCCAGGCCATGCTCACAGCGATCAAGCGTTTCAACTCCCGTCGTCTTTACGACGCATGGCTCCCCTACCTCATCTTTGACCACAGCCAACCAGGCTTCTTCGAGAATCTTGGGCAAGAGATCCTCAAATTGTTATCCAAGCAGCCCATCTTGAAGTCGATAACTGGCGACCTAAAACCTCCGTCAGAGCTGACTCGCATCCCGGCGTCTCTGGCGGACACGGACGGCAGCTCCATGATACCTCGGGGCTTCTGTCCCTACACATTGGTCTCGTCCGAGTTGTCATCTCAGTTCACAGGTGCACTAGATGGCCTGGGCGTCAAGACCCTTTCCAGCGATGAGTTCCTCAGTGAAATCTCATACTTCATCCCGAAGTTTCCCAAGGTCTTTCAATCCCAGCCTTCATACTGGCACTCCCGACTCGCATCTATTCTCCTTCGCCTTTGCGGTTCGCCGGAGTACAAGGC
This region of Fusarium falciforme chromosome 5, complete sequence genomic DNA includes:
- a CDS encoding DUF2263 domain-containing protein, yielding MGHNGSQSLQDILKNVAQETLGLLPNLLGQLQSTAAAHAARKYSLETLHRLDPNYCPSYPQPATIRVINEDTLNAAIRLSQSLKVGLPDPRMASPHVAILNFANRHKPCGGFLNGRIAQEEALCYRSSLALSLNRNLYPLSGQEALYSPYVLIFRHDMAHGHRIMREVSPRNLPVVSAVTIAALYRPRIHTFKLRSGIEQPVFEKDEDRNITKNKMRLALRIAARNGHRSLVLGAFGCGVYANPPEDVAHCWLEVLREKEFHGNWWREVWFAVYDPKQEGNYEIFQKVLAGKRV
- a CDS encoding PARP catalytic domain-containing protein — its product is MAPELSRLGESSHLYRDLCEAFYNSWRHPDKRATVRSIYHVTESEFDQSYRGRRFLEYCIRGGGRFKRRYHGTRRACLVGERGHVLELCDNSECGVCGILKHSFRIPRECRGSMFGNGVYSTTVSSKADIFAENHHIHSTLHVIFICRVVTNRPQYLRRPDSRRTRPDPGFDSVESVTVRNGGRVVYPETIVYREDAIVPVAVVMYTRQGWLP